In Vibrio sp. STUT-A11, a genomic segment contains:
- the fre gene encoding NAD(P)H-flavin reductase: MTIQCKVKSIQPLACNTYQILLHPESPVTFKAGQYLMVVMGEKDKRPFSIASSPCRHEGELELHIGAAEHNAYAIEVVEAMKTALETGSDIEIDAPHGDAWIQEDSERPLLLIAGGTGFSYVRSILDHCVAQNKTNQIYLYWGARDDSQLYAKDELIDISEKFSNVHFIPVVEEAPTDWQGKVGNVLQAVSDDFESLEDYDIYIAGRFEMAGAAREQFTQNKKAKSERMYADAYAFI, from the coding sequence ATGACCATCCAATGTAAAGTAAAGTCTATTCAGCCGTTAGCTTGTAATACTTACCAAATTCTACTTCACCCAGAATCACCTGTAACTTTCAAAGCAGGTCAATATCTTATGGTTGTGATGGGAGAGAAAGACAAGCGCCCATTCTCTATTGCGAGCAGTCCTTGTCGACATGAAGGTGAGTTGGAACTGCACATTGGTGCCGCAGAACATAATGCCTACGCAATTGAAGTAGTCGAAGCAATGAAAACCGCTCTAGAAACGGGTAGTGATATTGAAATTGATGCACCACACGGAGATGCGTGGATTCAAGAAGATAGTGAACGTCCACTACTACTGATCGCTGGTGGCACTGGGTTCAGTTATGTACGCTCTATTTTAGATCATTGCGTGGCACAGAATAAGACCAATCAAATCTATTTGTACTGGGGTGCTCGTGATGATAGCCAGTTATACGCAAAAGATGAACTTATCGATATTTCAGAGAAGTTTTCTAACGTTCACTTTATTCCTGTAGTAGAGGAAGCACCGACTGATTGGCAAGGCAAGGTTGGTAACGTACTACAAGCAGTGAGTGACGATTTCGAAAGTCTGGAAGACTATGATATCTATATAGCAGGTCGCTTTGAAATGGCGGGCGCCGCTCGAGAACAGTTTACTCAGAATAAGAAAGCGAAAAGCGAACGTATGTATGCAGACGCGTACGCTTTCATTTAA
- the ubiD gene encoding 4-hydroxy-3-polyprenylbenzoate decarboxylase, with protein sequence MSFKDLREFIDYLEQKGLLKRISHPVKPAYEMTEISDRTLRAGGPALLFENPIGYDVPVLTNLFGTPERVAIGMGREDVKELREVGKLLAYLKEPEPPKGFKDALEKLPVFKQVLNMPAKRLRKAPCQEIVWQGDEVDLDKIPVMSCWAEDVAPLLTWGLTVTKGPNKKRQNLGIYRQQKIAKNKIIMRWLAHRGGALDLRDWMETNPGKPFPVSVAFGADPATILGAVTPVPDTLSEYAFAGLLRGSKTEVVKSISNELEVPASAEIVMEGYIDLNEFADEGPYGDHTGYYNEKEKHHVFTITHITMRKDPIYHSTYTGRPPDEPAVLGVALNEVFVPILQKQFPEIEDFYLPPEGCSYRMAVVTLKKQYPGHAKRVMMGVWSFLRQFMYTKYVIVCDESVNARDWDDVVKAMTVNMDPVRDTVMIDNTPIDSLDFASPVVGLGSKMGLDATTKWEAELATRPEATAPESKAMTQADLDSLKEQRREIIDIYLPPTANNQFAVVTMKKDQAGQSQALLEKLWQYFADYTDIKFIILCDEDVNARDWNDIIWAVTTRMDPDRDTIQLRGSMTSSSKLALDATNKFATEVTRDWGIPIKKDPKLVAKVDEIWNQLGIL encoded by the coding sequence ATGAGTTTTAAGGATTTACGCGAATTTATCGACTACCTGGAGCAGAAAGGTCTCCTCAAGCGCATTAGTCACCCTGTCAAACCCGCTTATGAAATGACAGAAATCAGCGATCGTACCTTGCGTGCTGGTGGCCCTGCATTGCTGTTCGAGAATCCAATAGGTTACGATGTTCCCGTTTTAACTAACCTGTTTGGTACCCCGGAGCGTGTTGCGATTGGTATGGGGCGTGAAGACGTAAAAGAACTGCGCGAAGTCGGTAAATTGCTGGCTTATCTTAAAGAGCCAGAGCCGCCGAAAGGATTCAAAGACGCGTTAGAAAAGTTGCCGGTATTCAAGCAAGTCCTGAACATGCCAGCCAAGCGTCTGCGTAAGGCGCCTTGCCAGGAAATCGTCTGGCAGGGTGATGAGGTCGACTTAGACAAAATTCCCGTGATGAGCTGCTGGGCTGAAGATGTCGCGCCGTTATTAACCTGGGGACTAACCGTTACCAAGGGGCCGAACAAAAAACGTCAGAACCTTGGGATCTACCGTCAGCAAAAAATAGCGAAAAACAAAATCATCATGCGTTGGCTGGCACATCGAGGTGGCGCTCTTGACCTTCGCGACTGGATGGAAACTAATCCAGGCAAACCATTCCCAGTATCGGTGGCATTCGGTGCGGACCCTGCGACCATTCTTGGTGCGGTAACGCCAGTACCTGATACGTTATCGGAATATGCCTTTGCTGGCTTGTTACGTGGCAGTAAAACCGAAGTCGTCAAATCCATCAGCAACGAGCTGGAAGTGCCAGCGAGTGCGGAAATTGTGATGGAAGGTTACATCGACCTGAATGAGTTTGCTGATGAAGGCCCTTATGGCGATCACACGGGCTACTACAACGAAAAAGAAAAGCACCACGTCTTTACCATTACGCACATTACCATGCGTAAAGATCCGATTTACCACAGCACTTACACCGGTCGTCCACCCGACGAACCTGCTGTTCTGGGTGTAGCACTGAATGAAGTCTTCGTTCCTATTCTGCAGAAGCAGTTCCCGGAAATAGAAGATTTCTATTTACCACCTGAAGGGTGTTCGTACCGTATGGCGGTCGTCACGTTGAAGAAGCAATACCCGGGACATGCAAAACGCGTAATGATGGGTGTATGGTCGTTTTTACGTCAGTTTATGTATACCAAGTATGTGATAGTGTGTGACGAGTCAGTAAACGCGCGTGACTGGGATGATGTGGTTAAAGCCATGACTGTGAATATGGACCCGGTTCGTGATACCGTAATGATTGATAATACGCCGATAGATTCACTGGACTTTGCTTCTCCAGTGGTTGGCCTGGGTTCCAAGATGGGACTGGATGCGACCACTAAATGGGAAGCGGAACTGGCGACTCGCCCAGAAGCCACTGCTCCAGAAAGTAAGGCGATGACACAAGCTGACTTGGACTCCTTAAAAGAACAACGTCGTGAAATTATCGACATCTATTTACCACCGACGGCAAATAATCAGTTCGCTGTGGTAACCATGAAGAAAGACCAGGCTGGCCAGTCTCAAGCATTACTTGAAAAGTTATGGCAATACTTTGCTGATTATACCGACATCAAGTTTATTATCTTATGCGATGAAGACGTCAATGCCAGAGATTGGAATGACATCATCTGGGCAGTAACGACTCGTATGGACCCTGATAGAGATACTATCCAACTTCGGGGAAGTATGACGAGCAGTTCGAAATTAGCATTGGACGCGACGAATAAGTTTGCAACTGAGGTGACGCGCGATTGGGGTATCCCAATTAAGAAAGATCCTAAACTTGTGGCTAAAGTTGATGAGATTTGGAATCAGTTAGGTATTCTATGA
- a CDS encoding 2Fe-2S iron-sulfur cluster-binding protein, whose protein sequence is MSHTVHLLPINVSFEVEDGETVLEAALNNNIRFPHRCRVGACAMCMCKKVSGEVSYHLDPMLTDKEQQQGWIFPCQAYTESNLVLTFDE, encoded by the coding sequence ATGAGTCATACAGTCCACCTTCTGCCGATAAACGTATCATTTGAGGTTGAAGATGGTGAGACGGTGTTGGAGGCTGCGCTCAACAATAATATTCGCTTCCCTCATCGTTGCCGGGTTGGCGCGTGTGCCATGTGCATGTGTAAGAAGGTATCGGGTGAAGTGAGTTATCACCTCGACCCAATGCTAACCGATAAAGAACAGCAGCAAGGTTGGATATTTCCTTGCCAAGCCTATACAGAAAGTAATTTAGTGCTTACTTTTGATGAGTAA